A stretch of DNA from Nerophis ophidion isolate RoL-2023_Sa linkage group LG18, RoL_Noph_v1.0, whole genome shotgun sequence:
ctctctctcccttgcTCTCGCTCGAACCTAAACATACTCTAACCCAAATCCTATTTATCAGTATTTCACTCATTTATCCCAAATCCTATCCATCAGTATTTTACTCATTTATGatgtttgaatttttttaataGACAAAAATATTTTCTTAAGTGTTTTATGGATTTTAATAATTGCCCTTACGGTTTAGTAGAAAAGAGACAAGAAAAGCAAGCTTTTACTTTAAAAACGTAGAAGCTTGCGGAAGGCCTCCAGACTACAGCTGTCCACTCTAGAGTAAACCTGTAGATTTGTATTATATTGATGTTTTTGTTGGTTGACCTCTGGGTACCTCACACTTTTAAAGTTAATTGATTAATTTTCCCAAGAAGCGTAAACAGCATCGGTAACACAAACATAACCGAGAaacagcacccccccccccgtgATAAAAGAATGAATGACAACAGCTAAGATATGTATAATATCGATCTAAACTTGCAgtttttttatcatatttttgtttttgctgtgtttttgtcGGTTTGCCTCTGAGTTTCTGACACATTTAAGATGAATTAACAAATTAATTTGCCCGAGAAACATAAAAAATACTTAGTAAAACAGTAAAGGTCAAACAAACATAACTGAGAAACAGTACCCTCTGGCGTTAAAAGAAAGGACAGCAGCCAAAAGATTAATAAGATCGACTGTAAAGGTAATGTTTATCGTATTggtgtttttatgtttttgtattttaatccCTCAGTTTCTCACAAATTTTTAAGCGAATAAACGAATTAATTTGCTCTAgaggcataaaaaaatacttgaacagtAGTCAACACATACATACCATTTGGATAAACAGCACTCTTCAATGTTAATGGAAAGACAgcagtaaatatatgtatattaatgtttGGTTAGGTAAACCTGGAGATTTTCATAATAGTTTTTGTTCTCTAACTGCACCTCTAAATCGATGCAGACACAAATTGATCACAATATTTTCAAAGCTTTTAGGACTGACTTCAGTACTTTTACGACTTGACTACATGCAACATTCCTTTTGgtagaaaatacattttatttaggaCCTTTCATGTCATAATAGTAATACCATGAAACATTTACAGGCACGTTTCATTTGTAACACTCAACTGGCCAAACGTTTTCATCAATAATGACTGTGTCATTGTGTACTGTTGCTATAGCAACATAGAATCAAAGATGTATCCTTTAGAATGGTTACAAAACATTGCAGTTACATAAGGTCAACTTATTGCTTATTGGACTCACAGCCCACCCTGAAATGCTGCAAACTAAAAACAGCAAGTATAAaatggaaaatgttaaaactccACACCGGGGGGCAGCATACAAGTACAAATTGAAGGATGCGGCGGCCATTTTTGCACattaaagatccatccatccatttcctaccgcttattaagATGTTAAAAACAATCCAATATATGCTAAGCCATCACAACAAAACATTAATTTGTGTTGTGGGCGACAAAGCTAAGAGTGTACTTTCCAATAATACATGTTGATAcatgttttaataataaaatgcattaatttgcatcaatacaatataatataataataaagaacCAAGATGGCCTTCACTTTGGACACGCCAGCCTTACAAAGTGCTTCTTTGGCAGTATCACTTTCTTTTCATCCCACAAGAACACAGgtatttctaaaaaatatatatctatgtatttatattttttagttGAGATTTAGTCTTTGATTTGGGTCACTGACTTTTTGGATATTTTCAGTGCccaagtcttaaaaaaaaaaaagatgcatttGTTTAAATACTGTTACAGCACAACATGTCTGCTACGCTCTCCTCCtgttagtatattgcacagccGTTTTCAAGCCTTAGATTGGCTGAAGTAGCGCTTGAAAGTCGGACGGATTTTGTTGCAACCcccacttaaaaaaacaaaactgttatTAAAATCCCAATATGTGTGAGTCATGCTGCACGCCCACACAAGTGAGCACCGCATTATTCCACAGGCCAAAGAAGAAACTGCCTCTCTGCCAGGAAAATCCGACTTGTGGAGAGCAGCTGCCGTGTCCTTTTATTTTCCAAACCTTTGAACGCATCATGGTTCTCACTGACAGCAGGCCGGTTGCTTCTTCTTGGACGTCGTGTACAGATTGTTGCTTGCGGTGCTTTGGATTTCTAGCGCGACACAAACggtcacacacttgcacacaattGTAAATATTTCCTTTTCGCATACTCACTGACGATGTTTCCGATCTGTCTTGTCCCGCTCTTCTCCAGCTCGGCAAGAACGTTTGTTTCAAAAGCTATCGAGGCCACGCGGAAAAAGAACTCCTTTACGTTCTctcctatacacacacacacgcacacacgcacgcacgcgcacacagtCATAATTAAAACTCATTTTCATTCATAATTCACTTAAATGTTGATTTGTTTTTTTCTGCTTgctttttaattaattaaataaaaaggaaaaaaactgtgaaaaagGTACGTATATTTGGACATTCACCTGTGAGTGATGACAGCGTCCAATACTCTGCTCTCATCTCCTGCGCCACCTTGAGGGCGTCTTGTTCGATCTGAAGGTACCGACCAGGAGACTGCAAAACATAACATTATATTACAGTGTGTATTGTAGTAATAATGAATAGTAATATAATTACAATAACACTAATTTAGCACGTTATTACGATATATGAATTTGCATTATTGTAATAAcacattaaaaatatttatttatacaaatgaTAAAACTAATTATTGTATAATGAAGGCATTCAAAACATTTATAATAATGATCAAATTGATAAGGCTAATTATTAATCTCCCCCCCAACAATCACATTTTTATTCttataatatatatttgataaaaatataatactacatttcatttattgtgtgtgcgtgtgtgtcattGCAATGGAATTAATTTGTATTGCTCTAATATTACATTCAAAACATTTataatgataaagttgataaTACTAAATATTGTATAACACATTCAAAACActtatagtaataataacattTATAATACTTATTAATCtccaagaaaaaaagaaaatgtgattatttttgtatatattttttcccttctctccatatatatacatatatattataaaaccAATTTTAattacatatatagtatataaattTTCATTGGATACTTTATTAATTATagttaatattatattatattatatatatatatatatatatatatatataaaaaatcatacttgccaaccttgagatctccgatTTCGGTGGGTGGgctgtggttaagaggggaggagtacatttacagctatccatctatccattttctacagcttattccctttggggtcgcggggggggggcgctggtgcctatctcagctacaatcgggcggaaggcggggtataccctggacaagtcaccaccttattgcagtatgtgtagaaatctttattataattgaatcacttgtttatttttcaacaagttttttgttattttttatatatttttttcaaaatagttcaagaaaggccactacattttaataaatcagaaactgatgacatagtgctgtaatttacttctttatctttttttattcaaccaaaaatgctttgctctgattagggggtaattgaatcaaaaaatgttcacatggggtacatcactgaaaaaaggttgagaaccactgctctaaaagccgtagatgttattttcacatatgcatgcacagtagatggcagtattgtcctgtttaagagtgtcacaacattgctgtttacggcagacaaaaacgtgactgctgttgttgtgtgttgttgccgcgctgggaggacgttaatgagcctgcctaacaataaacccacataaggatccaagaactcgccctcgaccattttacagttataacgtcactgGGCAGGCACtttgtttgtattgtgggaagGGGACGGagaacaggctgtcgacacgttactcgggtccgcatggagctggaggtggCGAAATTCAGGCCTgaattccgggagattttcgggagaaaatccgtgagagttggcaagtatgatatatacatatatatttatatacagtattatgTAATACTAATCTTATTTTAAACATATTAATTTTCATTAGAtacttttttaattatatatatatatatatatatatatatatatatatatatattataatgctAGTTTGTAttagatatatatgtattataataCTCATTTTcatgaaatactttattaatcactCAGTAAAATCCACATTTTAATATACTTAAATATAATCTTGATAttttaaatactttattaatctctAAGTAAAATTACCATTTTTATGTAATTAAATAGGATCTTGATATTTGCACTTTTATTATTGCTATTCATTAATCTCCCTAAATTagcattttgttttttatatttgatATAATGGAATAATATATTGTATTATAGATTATTGAATtgatttagggcttcacggtggcagaggggttagtgcgtctgcctcacaatacgaagttcctgcagtcctgggttcaaatccaggctcgggatctttctgtgtggagtttgcatgttctccccgtgaatgcgtgggttccctccgggtactccggcttcctcccacttccaaagacatgcacctggggataggttgattggcaacactaaattggccctagtgtgtgaatgtgagtgtgaatgttgtctgtctatctgtgttggccctgcgatgaggtggcgacttgtccagggtgtaccctgccttccgcccgattgtagctgagataggcgccagcgccccccgcgaccccgaaagcgaataagcggtagaaaatggatgggatggatggatgaattgatttataatatgtattattaaaaaaatagttttcttttaatctgtgttggccctgcgatgaggtggcgacttgtccagggtgtactccgccttccgcccgaatgcagctgagataggcttcagcgacccaaaaaggggcaaacggtaaaaaatggatggatggaattgtatgaaaataatatttttctaatCATGAATGCTATTTTCATTCTGCTTCATTTTAATAACGTTCTTCCTAGTTCTCTACTGCCCCTAGTGGACAAACAAGTCTTTCCTTCACTTTGTAGTCTCAAATGTCATTTCATGTACAAAACTAGTCTGACCTGGACCCCATTTTACTACGTTTCTTCTTCATAATCTGACTTTTGACATCCTGATCTGACATTTTTAATAACAATTATTTGGATTATTTTGATGTTGTTCAACTCATTTTGGATGACATTTAGCACAACAGGAAGAAATAAAACTTATTGGAAACAATGATGACTATCAGGGATGCTTTAAAGTCTACAGGATTGTGGGTATTAAATATGTGCAAACGTACGCTCAGGTCCTTCTTGGTGCCCACGAGGAACAGCTGCACCGCAGTGGGGTCGTTCTCTTTCAACGCGTCTTCCAGCCACTGCCTGGGAAACACAGCAACACAActtactaacacacacacacacacacacacacacaatgtggaCGGACGGACAAAGAAAAGCGATCTGACCTTGTGTGATCCAGAGAGCCCACATCGTTTATGTCAAACACGATAATCACAACTGAAAGAAAATGCATTGGGATGTAAGTGTGGACTAAAATGACTCGCTAAGGCAAATCAAAGTAACACGAGCGCTAGCAAATATAGATGCTATAATTCTTTCCCACTAAAATCTGCGGCTTGTGTTTCCATTTCTCTCAGTCAGTCCCCTCTTAAATCAAGCTGGACCAAGCACTTGTGTTCAATATTATTTAGTTTTTGCTTAATGTTCTCATTAGCCGTGTCCCCTCTTAAACCAAACCAAATGTTAGTGCTAGTGTTGTTACCACCTTTTGTTGCTTTTTAATTCTCATGTTCTGTCTTGTCTGTATGTCCCCTCTCAAATTAATTCAATAGTGTCATCTTCCGTTAttgctttttattgtcattttttgtctttttttccctcCCCGAGCATTAGCATTAGACATATGTTGTTGCTATTATCCTATTGCTTTTCGTTCTCATTTTTCAGGGTCCACTCTCAACCCAATTTATTACCATTTAATATtgctttttttgttcttttttctcgTCCTTTCTTTCAAAAAACTACACAGCTCAACCAAGCACAAGCATTACAGTATAGTTATTCTTTCTTATTGCTTTTTCTTCTCATTTTCTCTTTCTGTCCCCTCTAAAATCAAACTAAACCACACACTCATTCAATGTTGTTATTATCATTTGTGTAATTAATATTTGTTCTCATTGTTCAGTCCCTTCTTAAACCAAAACACTATCATTATATGTTAACATCTTCTGTTATTGCTGTC
This window harbors:
- the rab34a gene encoding ras-related protein Rab-34a, which encodes MSTRRLNMSVFAPVRKDRVIAQLPHCFRKDAAVHIEHDFNPKVKAACQEHRTGTVGFKISKVIVVGDLAVGKTCLINRFCKDVFDKNYKATIGVDFEMERFEVLGVPFSLQLWDTAGQERFKCIASTYYRGAQVVIIVFDINDVGSLDHTRQWLEDALKENDPTAVQLFLVGTKKDLSSPGRYLQIEQDALKVAQEMRAEYWTLSSLTGENVKEFFFRVASIAFETNVLAELEKSGTRQIGNIVKIQSTASNNLYTTSKKKQPACCQ